In a genomic window of Streptomyces sp. SJL17-4:
- a CDS encoding MFS transporter has protein sequence MSKSYGSAVTLPGDPPGGRRAALVWGVGVAVYFVAVIFRTSLGVAGLDAADRFDVNASALSTFSILQLLVYAGMQIPVGLMVDRLGTKKVLALGVVLFTLGQLGFALSPSYGTALASRALLGCGDAMTFISILRLGSRWFPARRGPLIGQVAALFGMAGNLVSTVFIARALHGLGWTTTFVGSSLAGVVVLVLLLLFLKDHPEGYEPQPATHAGAAFVRRQIAESWREPGTRLGMWVHFTTQFPAMVFLLLWGLPYLVEAQGLSRSTAGTLLTLVVLSNMVVGLAYGQIIARHHTARVPLALGTVAATALLWATTLAYPGAHAPMWLLVTLCLVLGACGPASMIGFDFARPANPPERQGTASGIVNMGGFVASMTTLLAVGVLLDATGDNYRIAFSSVFVLEALGVVQILRLKARTHRRERDRLVASRVEAVHVPV, from the coding sequence GTGAGCAAGTCCTACGGCTCCGCCGTCACCCTCCCCGGGGACCCGCCCGGTGGCCGCCGCGCCGCTCTCGTCTGGGGCGTCGGCGTCGCCGTCTACTTCGTCGCCGTCATCTTCCGTACGTCCCTCGGGGTCGCCGGACTCGACGCCGCCGACCGCTTCGACGTCAACGCCTCCGCGCTCTCCACCTTCTCCATACTCCAGCTGCTCGTCTACGCGGGCATGCAGATACCCGTCGGCCTCATGGTCGACCGGCTCGGCACCAAGAAGGTCCTCGCCCTCGGCGTCGTCCTCTTCACCCTCGGGCAGCTGGGCTTCGCGCTCTCCCCCTCGTACGGCACCGCGCTCGCCTCCCGGGCGCTGCTCGGCTGCGGCGACGCCATGACCTTCATCAGCATCCTGCGGCTCGGCAGCCGCTGGTTCCCGGCCCGCCGGGGCCCGCTCATCGGCCAGGTCGCCGCGCTGTTCGGGATGGCCGGCAACCTCGTCTCCACCGTCTTCATCGCCCGCGCCCTGCACGGCCTCGGCTGGACGACCACCTTCGTCGGCAGCTCCCTCGCCGGCGTCGTCGTCCTGGTCCTGCTGCTGCTCTTCCTCAAGGACCACCCCGAGGGGTACGAACCGCAGCCCGCCACGCACGCGGGCGCCGCCTTCGTACGCCGTCAGATCGCCGAGTCCTGGCGGGAACCCGGCACCCGGCTCGGCATGTGGGTGCACTTCACCACCCAGTTCCCCGCCATGGTCTTCCTGCTCCTGTGGGGACTGCCGTACCTGGTCGAGGCGCAGGGCCTGTCCCGGTCGACCGCCGGGACCCTGCTCACCCTGGTCGTCCTGTCGAACATGGTCGTCGGCCTCGCGTACGGGCAGATCATCGCCCGCCACCACACGGCCCGCGTCCCGCTCGCCCTCGGCACGGTCGCCGCGACCGCCCTGCTGTGGGCGACCACCCTCGCGTACCCCGGCGCGCACGCCCCGATGTGGCTGCTCGTCACGCTCTGCCTGGTCCTCGGCGCCTGTGGACCGGCCTCGATGATCGGCTTCGACTTCGCCCGCCCGGCGAACCCCCCGGAGCGTCAGGGCACCGCGTCCGGCATCGTCAACATGGGTGGTTTCGTGGCCTCGATGACGACGCTGCTCGCCGTGGGCGTGCTGCTCGACGCGACCGGCGACAACTACCGGATCGCGTTCTCGTCGGTCTTCGTCCTGGAGGCCCTGGGCGTCGTGCAGATCCTGCGCCTCAAGGCACGTACCCACCGCAGGGAACGGGACCGGCTCGTCGCCAGCCGCGTGGAAGCCGTACACGTCCCCGTGTAG
- a CDS encoding maleylpyruvate isomerase family mycothiol-dependent enzyme, translating to MTVHPSLQNYADAWTHSIEAIAELVQPLVEGEWNRPTPCPGWSVRDIVSHVIGMETEMLGDPRPIHSLPRDLYHVRSDFARYMEVQVDVRRHHTAPEMTSELEYILIRRARQLRNENRSPEHLIRAPLGAEQSLELAYRMRAFDVWVHEQDLRVALGVPGNLDSAGAHVTRDVLLEALPKVIAKDAGAPASSAVVVDVSGPVEFLRTVRVDAEGRGSIDGAPSLGPAVTLATDWETFVRLACGRVRPADVADRVKTEGDEALARAILDNLAVTPR from the coding sequence GTGACCGTCCATCCCAGCCTCCAGAACTACGCCGACGCCTGGACCCACTCCATCGAGGCGATAGCCGAGCTGGTGCAGCCGCTCGTGGAGGGCGAGTGGAACCGGCCCACACCGTGCCCCGGCTGGTCGGTGCGGGACATCGTGTCCCATGTGATCGGCATGGAGACCGAGATGCTCGGCGACCCGCGCCCGATCCACTCCCTGCCGCGCGATCTCTACCACGTACGCAGTGACTTCGCGCGCTACATGGAGGTCCAGGTCGATGTGCGGAGGCACCACACCGCGCCGGAGATGACCTCGGAGCTGGAGTACATCCTGATCCGCCGGGCCCGGCAGCTCCGCAACGAGAACCGCTCCCCCGAGCACCTGATCCGCGCCCCCCTCGGCGCCGAGCAGTCGCTGGAACTGGCTTACCGGATGCGGGCCTTCGACGTGTGGGTGCACGAGCAGGACCTGCGGGTCGCGCTCGGCGTGCCGGGCAACCTGGACTCGGCGGGTGCGCACGTGACGCGTGACGTGCTCCTGGAGGCCCTGCCGAAGGTCATCGCCAAGGACGCGGGGGCGCCCGCCTCCTCGGCCGTGGTCGTCGACGTCAGCGGTCCGGTCGAGTTCCTGCGGACGGTGCGGGTCGACGCGGAGGGCAGGGGTTCCATCGACGGCGCGCCCTCGCTGGGTCCCGCGGTGACGCTCGCGACGGACTGGGAGACGTTCGTGCGGCTCGCCTGCGGCCGGGTCCGGCCGGCCGATGTGGCCGACCGGGTCAAGACGGAGGGCGACGAGGCGCTGGCGCGGGCCATCCTCGACAACCTGGCCGTGACTCCCCGCTGA
- a CDS encoding carbon-nitrogen family hydrolase, protein MRASLIQIAVDPDEPVDARRARVARLVREESGRSDLVVLPELWPMGAFAYESFAAESEPLNGPTHRAMAAAARDAGVWLHAGSFVEAEGGALYNTSLVLSPDGELAASYRKIHRFGFDKGEAVMMAAGEDLVTVDLPHLTVGVGTCYDLRFPELFRGLVDAGAQAFVVPAGWPARRRAHWSLLARARAVENQAYVLACGTAGTHAGVEQAGHSIVVDPWGETVAEAGPDEEILRVVLDPAKVTTTREQFPALKDRVLGIAPPKRG, encoded by the coding sequence GTGCGCGCCTCGCTGATCCAGATCGCGGTAGACCCGGACGAACCGGTCGACGCCAGGAGGGCCCGCGTGGCCCGTCTCGTACGGGAGGAATCCGGCCGCTCCGACCTCGTCGTCCTGCCGGAACTGTGGCCCATGGGGGCCTTCGCGTACGAGTCCTTCGCCGCCGAGTCCGAGCCGCTGAACGGCCCCACCCACCGCGCGATGGCCGCCGCCGCGCGCGACGCCGGGGTCTGGCTGCACGCCGGTTCGTTCGTCGAGGCGGAGGGCGGAGCGCTGTACAACACCTCGCTCGTCCTCTCCCCCGACGGCGAACTCGCCGCCTCCTACCGGAAGATCCACCGCTTCGGCTTCGACAAGGGCGAGGCGGTGATGATGGCCGCCGGGGAGGACCTGGTCACCGTCGACCTGCCGCACCTCACCGTCGGCGTCGGCACCTGCTACGACCTGCGCTTCCCCGAGCTGTTCCGCGGGCTCGTCGACGCGGGCGCCCAGGCCTTCGTCGTCCCGGCGGGCTGGCCCGCCCGCCGCCGCGCGCACTGGAGCCTGCTCGCCCGGGCCCGCGCCGTCGAGAACCAGGCGTACGTCCTCGCCTGCGGTACGGCGGGCACACACGCGGGCGTGGAGCAGGCCGGCCACTCGATCGTCGTCGACCCCTGGGGCGAGACCGTCGCCGAGGCCGGCCCGGACGAGGAGATCCTCCGGGTGGTCCTGGACCCGGCGAAGGTCACGACCACCCGCGAGCAGTTCCCGGCGCTGAAGGACCGGGTCCTGGGGATCGCGCCGCCGAAGCGGGGCTGA
- a CDS encoding histidine kinase — MPSFDVTRSRFRLADDEVFVLAQLATGQPVPESMAPAEARLRGAGLMNGAGELSTLLLPLAQTLVNPSVIVSLEAGGRQGTLHHGLLIGDDHVVCHETWPGEEEAVYRLVEPRTVVWTLADLIALRQSDAAGAGQAEEVVETTVGVLEAGLQALEKAASTPGADERSLVVEALRAAGAAEVTATRLSQLIVEVRSNWRMTAAWQGRQDGVPGVTARAVAAWDCGPLGYWLRELPAEPMAEGGASAGSPFRLRRVAPKRIWQELTGLLPDDSEIVRRETPAQP; from the coding sequence ATGCCTTCCTTCGACGTGACCCGATCCCGTTTCCGGCTGGCCGACGACGAGGTCTTCGTCCTCGCCCAGCTGGCGACCGGTCAGCCGGTCCCGGAGTCCATGGCGCCCGCCGAGGCGCGGCTCCGGGGCGCCGGGCTCATGAACGGGGCCGGGGAGCTCTCCACGCTCCTGCTGCCCCTGGCACAGACCCTCGTCAACCCCTCCGTGATCGTCTCCCTGGAGGCGGGCGGCCGGCAGGGCACCCTGCACCACGGTCTGCTCATCGGCGACGACCACGTCGTCTGCCACGAGACCTGGCCGGGCGAGGAGGAGGCGGTCTACCGGCTCGTCGAGCCGCGGACCGTGGTGTGGACGCTGGCCGACCTGATCGCCCTGCGCCAGTCGGACGCGGCGGGCGCCGGCCAGGCCGAGGAGGTCGTCGAGACGACCGTCGGCGTCCTCGAAGCGGGCCTCCAGGCCCTGGAGAAGGCCGCGTCGACGCCCGGCGCGGACGAGCGGTCCCTCGTCGTCGAGGCGCTGCGGGCGGCCGGAGCGGCCGAGGTCACCGCCACGCGGCTCTCGCAGCTGATCGTGGAGGTGCGTTCCAACTGGCGGATGACCGCGGCCTGGCAGGGCCGCCAGGACGGGGTGCCGGGTGTGACCGCCCGCGCGGTCGCCGCCTGGGACTGCGGACCGCTCGGCTACTGGCTGCGGGAGCTGCCGGCCGAGCCGATGGCGGAGGGCGGGGCGTCGGCGGGCAGCCCGTTCCGGCTGCGCCGCGTCGCCCCGAAGCGGATCTGGCAGGAGCTGACCGGTCTGCTCCCGGACGACTCGGAGATCGTACGGCGGGAGACCCCGGCGCAGCCGTAG
- a CDS encoding PLP-dependent aminotransferase family protein: MRPIDRSPDPDDLVSRLGRWSAGRGPLYLLLAARLRRLVDEGALPPGTLLPPDRRLAKALAVGRTTVVAAYDTLRQEGRLVRRQGSGTRVARAALAPEAPRAGAAPRVTETSNPLFLHLLEAPDDVILLSCAAPVEPPPELAEAYRALVLPGGDIGYHPAGLGVLREAVAGRYAERGVPTGAGQILVTTGAQQGLSLLARLLLAPGDGVLVEAPTYPGALDLFREAAAVPLPVAVGPDGIDVAEAVRVMERHRPALAYVVARFQNPTGTVLPPLAGRRLVEAANALGVPLVDDEVLGDLAFGTGREPRPLSAYGEVIAVGSLSKVVWGGLRIGWVRGPAPLITRLARLKALHDLGCDVPSQLVAARLLADFGSVRATRLRTLRAGHAHLRAELARLLPSWSCAPATGGQTLWVRLPHGDGVSFAQVALRHGVAVLPGATTDALGGSVRHLRLHFLLPPEVLTEAVRRLAAAWAEYAPAPRAEPGATPEATPEATPRGEPGATPGASLQGITL; this comes from the coding sequence ATGAGACCAATCGATCGGTCCCCCGATCCCGACGACCTCGTCTCGCGGCTCGGTCGCTGGTCCGCCGGCCGCGGGCCCCTCTATCTGCTGCTCGCGGCCCGGCTGCGCCGCCTCGTCGACGAGGGCGCGCTGCCCCCGGGCACCCTCCTGCCACCGGACCGGCGGCTCGCCAAGGCCCTGGCCGTGGGCCGTACGACGGTGGTCGCGGCGTACGACACCCTGCGCCAGGAGGGACGGCTCGTCCGGCGGCAGGGCAGCGGGACCCGGGTCGCGCGGGCCGCGCTCGCCCCGGAGGCACCCCGGGCGGGGGCCGCGCCCCGCGTGACGGAGACGTCCAACCCGCTGTTCCTGCACCTCCTCGAAGCGCCGGACGACGTCATCCTGCTGAGCTGCGCCGCGCCCGTGGAGCCGCCGCCCGAGCTGGCGGAGGCGTACCGCGCGCTCGTCCTGCCGGGCGGGGACATCGGCTACCACCCGGCCGGTCTCGGGGTGCTGCGCGAGGCGGTGGCCGGGCGGTACGCGGAGCGCGGCGTGCCGACCGGAGCCGGTCAGATCCTGGTCACCACCGGTGCCCAGCAGGGGCTTTCGCTGCTCGCCCGGCTGCTGTTGGCACCGGGGGACGGGGTGCTGGTGGAGGCGCCGACGTATCCGGGGGCGCTGGACCTGTTCCGGGAGGCGGCGGCCGTACCGCTCCCGGTGGCGGTCGGGCCGGACGGGATCGACGTGGCGGAGGCGGTACGGGTGATGGAACGCCACCGGCCCGCCCTGGCCTATGTGGTGGCCCGCTTCCAGAACCCCACGGGCACGGTGCTCCCCCCGCTCGCCGGGCGCCGGCTCGTGGAGGCGGCGAACGCCCTGGGGGTGCCGCTCGTCGACGACGAGGTGCTGGGCGACCTGGCGTTCGGCACCGGCCGGGAACCGCGGCCCCTCTCCGCGTACGGCGAGGTGATCGCGGTCGGTTCGCTCAGCAAGGTCGTGTGGGGCGGGCTGCGGATCGGCTGGGTGCGCGGCCCGGCGCCGCTGATCACCCGCCTGGCCCGGCTGAAGGCCCTGCACGACCTGGGCTGCGACGTGCCGTCCCAGCTGGTCGCGGCGCGTCTCCTGGCCGACTTCGGGTCCGTACGGGCCACCCGGCTGCGCACCCTGCGCGCGGGCCACGCCCATCTGCGCGCCGAACTCGCCCGGCTGCTCCCGTCGTGGTCCTGCGCCCCGGCGACCGGCGGCCAGACCCTCTGGGTGCGTCTCCCGCACGGCGACGGCGTCTCGTTCGCCCAGGTCGCCCTCCGGCACGGGGTGGCCGTCCTGCCGGGTGCGACCACCGACGCCCTCGGCGGCAGCGTCCGGCACCTGCGGCTGCACTTCCTGCTGCCGCCGGAGGTGCTCACGGAGGCGGTACGGAGACTGGCGGCGGCCTGGGCGGAGTACGCGCCGGCCCCGAGAGCGGAACCGGGCGCGACACCGGAAGCGACACCGGAAGCGACACCGCGCGGGGAACCGGGCGCGACACCGGGCGCGTCCCTTCAGGGCATCACGCTCTGA
- a CDS encoding aminotransferase class I/II-fold pyridoxal phosphate-dependent enzyme yields the protein MSHESSPSARPETLAVHPPHVEITGSRPLGVPLHQGHVFAFDSADALAGAFTSTEAFLYSRHGNPTVRTLEDAVARLEGGTAGVSFASGMGAVNAVLLGLLRSGGHVIAQTCLYGGTYGVLTDLATRWGVDVTYVSGTDPEEVRAALRPETRLLYLETIANPTTRVSDVPALAAVAAEAGVPVAVDNTFASPLLFRPLDHGADIVIHSATKYLSGHADVLGGIAVFKDAELYQRIRHHAVEQGASTDPFAAWLTLRGMQTLSLRMERQCASAADLAARLAAHPAVAAVRHPGLADHPDRAIAARLLPEGGGGVISVDLAGGREAGRTFVEAVRLASLSVSLGDVKTLVMHPASTSHHQLDATALEAAGIGPGTVRISIGIEHVEDLWADLEQALEKAA from the coding sequence ATGAGCCACGAGTCCTCGCCTTCCGCCCGTCCCGAGACCCTCGCCGTCCATCCGCCGCACGTGGAGATCACCGGCAGCCGGCCCCTCGGCGTCCCGCTCCACCAGGGCCATGTCTTCGCCTTCGACTCGGCCGACGCCCTCGCCGGCGCCTTCACCTCCACGGAGGCGTTCCTCTACAGCCGCCACGGCAACCCCACCGTCCGCACCCTGGAGGACGCCGTCGCCCGCCTCGAAGGCGGCACCGCCGGCGTCTCCTTCGCCTCGGGCATGGGCGCGGTGAACGCCGTCCTCCTCGGCCTGCTCCGCAGCGGCGGCCACGTCATCGCCCAGACCTGCCTGTACGGCGGCACGTACGGGGTCCTCACCGACCTGGCCACCCGCTGGGGCGTCGACGTCACGTACGTCTCCGGCACCGACCCGGAGGAGGTGCGGGCGGCCCTGCGCCCCGAGACCCGGCTGCTGTACCTGGAGACCATCGCCAACCCGACCACCCGGGTCTCCGACGTGCCCGCCCTCGCCGCCGTCGCCGCCGAGGCGGGCGTCCCGGTCGCCGTCGACAACACCTTCGCCTCGCCGCTCCTCTTCCGGCCGCTCGACCACGGCGCCGACATCGTCATCCACTCCGCGACCAAGTACCTGTCCGGGCACGCGGACGTCCTCGGCGGGATCGCCGTCTTCAAGGACGCCGAGCTGTACCAGCGGATCCGCCACCACGCGGTCGAACAGGGCGCGTCCACCGACCCGTTCGCCGCCTGGCTCACCCTGCGCGGCATGCAGACCCTCTCCCTGCGCATGGAGCGCCAGTGCGCGAGCGCCGCCGACCTGGCGGCCCGGCTGGCCGCGCATCCGGCGGTGGCGGCCGTGCGCCACCCCGGCCTCGCCGACCACCCGGACCGGGCGATCGCCGCGCGTCTGCTGCCCGAGGGAGGCGGCGGCGTGATCTCGGTCGACCTGGCGGGCGGCCGGGAGGCGGGCCGTACCTTCGTCGAGGCCGTCCGGCTCGCCTCCCTCAGCGTCTCCCTCGGCGATGTGAAGACCCTGGTGATGCACCCGGCCTCCACCTCCCACCACCAGCTCGACGCGACGGCCCTGGAAGCGGCGGGGATCGGCCCCGGCACGGTCAGGATCTCGATCGGGATCGAGCACGTCGAGGACCTGTGGGCGGACCTGGAGCAGGCGCTGGAGAAGGCAGCCTGA
- a CDS encoding LURP-one-related family protein has translation MKYLVRDKIFAIGDDYWIEDEQGRHAFLVDGKALRLRDTLELKAPDGQVLVTLRQKMFSLRDAMTIERDEQPLATVRRKRLSLLRNHYRVTLVEGTELDVSGRILDREFTVEYEGELLAHISRRWFHVRETYAVNVVREDADAALLIAVAVCVIRMAERERED, from the coding sequence GTGAAATATCTCGTACGGGACAAGATCTTCGCGATCGGCGACGACTACTGGATCGAGGACGAGCAGGGCCGACACGCCTTCCTCGTCGACGGCAAGGCCCTGCGCCTGCGCGACACCCTGGAGCTGAAGGCCCCCGACGGGCAGGTCCTCGTCACCCTGCGGCAGAAGATGTTCAGCCTGCGGGACGCCATGACGATCGAGCGCGACGAACAGCCGCTCGCGACCGTCCGCCGCAAGCGGCTCTCGCTGCTGCGCAACCACTACCGGGTGACGCTCGTCGAGGGCACGGAACTCGACGTCAGCGGCCGGATCCTGGACCGGGAGTTCACCGTCGAGTACGAGGGTGAACTCCTGGCCCACATCTCCCGCCGGTGGTTCCACGTCCGCGAGACGTACGCGGTGAACGTGGTCCGTGAGGACGCGGACGCCGCACTGCTCATCGCGGTCGCGGTGTGCGTGATCCGGATGGCCGAGCGGGAGCGGGAGGACTGA
- a CDS encoding NHL domain-containing thioredoxin family protein translates to MNDSAPATPPRRARVRAPELIGKGGWLNTGGDDLTLADLRGKIVLLDFWTFCCVNCLHVLDELRELEEKHRDTLVIVGVHSPKFVHEAEHQAVVDAVERYEVHHPVLDDPELATWKQYAVRAWPTLVVIDPEGYVVAQHAGEGHANAIRTLVEELEAEHEAKGTLRRGDGPYVAPEPVATDLRFPGKAILLPSGNLLVSDTTRHQLVELAADGETVVRRIGEGVFREPQGLAQLPDGTVVVADTVNHALRVLDPATGAIERIAGTGKQWWQGSPTSGPALDVDLSSPWDVAWWQGKVWIAMAGVHQLWTYDPATKTVEVAAGTTNEGLVDGPAAEAWFAQPSGLAATEDRLWVADSETSALRWVEREADGYAVHTAVGTGLFDFGHRDGAADQALLQHPLGVTALPDGSVAVSDTYNHALRRYDPASGEVTTLATDLREPSGAVLVDGDIVVVESARHRLTRLRLPEEAVQVEAVAHRTRREATEVAPGRLRLDVVFRAPNGQKLDERYGPSTRLLVSSTPPELLLAGEGTGTDLFRELDLNPELTEGVLHVSAMAASCDDDPANEYPACHVHQQDWGVPVKITEAGVARLPLILAGMDEKA, encoded by the coding sequence ATGAATGACTCCGCGCCCGCGACCCCGCCCCGCCGTGCCCGTGTCCGCGCCCCCGAGCTGATCGGCAAGGGCGGCTGGCTGAACACGGGCGGGGACGATCTGACCCTCGCCGATCTGCGAGGAAAGATCGTTCTGCTCGATTTCTGGACGTTCTGCTGTGTGAACTGCCTGCACGTGCTCGACGAGCTGCGTGAGCTGGAGGAGAAGCACCGCGACACGCTCGTCATCGTCGGCGTGCACTCGCCGAAGTTCGTGCACGAGGCCGAGCACCAGGCCGTCGTCGACGCCGTCGAGCGGTACGAGGTGCACCACCCCGTCCTCGACGACCCGGAGCTCGCGACCTGGAAGCAGTACGCCGTGCGGGCGTGGCCGACGCTCGTCGTGATCGACCCCGAGGGGTACGTCGTCGCCCAGCACGCCGGTGAGGGGCACGCCAACGCCATCCGGACGCTCGTCGAGGAGCTGGAGGCCGAGCACGAGGCCAAGGGCACGCTGCGGCGCGGTGACGGGCCGTACGTGGCGCCCGAGCCCGTCGCCACCGACCTGCGCTTCCCCGGCAAGGCGATCCTGCTGCCCTCCGGGAACCTCCTGGTCTCCGACACCACCCGGCACCAGCTCGTCGAGCTGGCCGCCGACGGCGAGACCGTCGTACGGCGGATCGGCGAGGGCGTCTTCCGGGAGCCGCAGGGCCTCGCGCAGTTGCCCGACGGCACGGTCGTCGTCGCGGACACCGTGAACCACGCCCTGCGCGTCCTCGACCCGGCGACCGGCGCGATCGAGCGGATCGCCGGCACCGGGAAGCAGTGGTGGCAGGGCTCCCCCACCTCCGGACCCGCCCTGGACGTCGACCTGTCCTCGCCGTGGGACGTGGCCTGGTGGCAGGGCAAGGTGTGGATCGCCATGGCCGGCGTCCACCAGCTGTGGACGTACGACCCGGCCACGAAGACCGTCGAGGTCGCGGCCGGCACCACCAACGAGGGTCTCGTCGACGGACCCGCCGCCGAGGCCTGGTTCGCGCAGCCCTCCGGGCTCGCCGCCACCGAGGACCGGCTGTGGGTCGCCGACTCCGAGACCAGCGCCCTGCGCTGGGTCGAGCGGGAGGCCGACGGGTACGCCGTCCACACCGCCGTCGGCACGGGCCTCTTCGACTTCGGCCACCGCGACGGCGCCGCCGACCAGGCCCTGCTCCAGCACCCGCTGGGCGTGACCGCCCTCCCCGACGGCTCGGTCGCGGTCTCCGACACGTACAACCACGCCCTGCGCCGCTACGACCCGGCGTCCGGCGAGGTGACGACGCTCGCCACCGACCTGCGCGAGCCCAGCGGCGCGGTCCTCGTCGACGGCGACATCGTGGTCGTCGAGTCCGCCCGGCACCGGCTGACCCGGCTGCGCCTCCCCGAGGAGGCCGTCCAGGTCGAGGCCGTCGCCCACCGCACCCGGCGCGAGGCCACCGAGGTCGCCCCGGGCCGGCTCCGCCTGGACGTGGTCTTCCGGGCCCCGAACGGCCAGAAGCTGGACGAGCGGTACGGCCCCTCGACCCGCCTCCTGGTCTCCTCGACCCCGCCGGAGCTGCTCCTCGCGGGCGAGGGCACGGGCACGGACCTCTTCCGCGAGCTCGACCTCAACCCCGAGCTCACCGAGGGCGTCCTGCACGTCTCGGCGATGGCCGCGTCCTGCGACGACGACCCGGCGAACGAATACCCGGCCTGCCACGTCCACCAGCAGGACTGGGGCGTCCCCGTGAAGATCACGGAAGCGGGTGTCGCCCGCCTCCCCCTGATCCTCGCGGGCATGGACGAGAAGGCGTAG
- a CDS encoding M18 family aminopeptidase codes for MSSAASRPPAGPFDRGHTDDLMAFLTASPSPYHAVASAAERLEKAGFRQVEETAAWDATSGGKYVIRGGAIIAWYVPEGASAHTPYRIVGAHTDSPNLRVKPQPDMGAHGWRQVAVEIYGGTLLNTWLDRDLGLAGRLTLRDGSHHLVNVDRPLLRVPQLAIHLDRGANDGLKLERQRHMQPIWGIGEVHEGDLISFVAAEAGVDAEDVSGWDLMVHAVDAPAYLGRDRELLAGPRMDNLLSVHAAVAALASLAGREDLPYIPVLAAFDHEENGSEADTGAQGPLLGNVLERSVYARGGSYEDRARAFAGTVCLSSDTGHAVHPNYAERHDPTHHPRVNGGPILKVNVNQRYATDGSGRAVFAAACEKAGVPWQSFVSNNDMPCGTTIGPITAARHGIKTVDIGVAILSMHSARELCGAKDPYLLANALVAFLEG; via the coding sequence ATGAGCAGCGCAGCCTCCCGTCCGCCCGCCGGCCCCTTCGACCGCGGACACACCGACGACCTCATGGCCTTCCTGACGGCCTCGCCCTCGCCGTACCACGCGGTCGCGAGCGCCGCCGAGCGCCTTGAGAAGGCCGGTTTCCGCCAGGTCGAGGAGACCGCCGCGTGGGACGCGACGAGCGGCGGGAAGTACGTGATCCGCGGCGGCGCGATCATCGCCTGGTACGTGCCGGAGGGCGCCTCCGCCCACACCCCGTACCGGATCGTCGGCGCCCACACCGACTCCCCCAACCTGCGCGTCAAGCCGCAGCCCGACATGGGCGCGCACGGCTGGCGGCAGGTCGCGGTCGAGATCTACGGCGGCACCCTCCTCAACACCTGGCTCGACCGCGACCTCGGCCTCGCCGGCCGGCTCACCCTCCGCGACGGCAGCCACCACCTGGTCAACGTGGACCGGCCGCTGCTGCGCGTCCCGCAGCTCGCCATCCACCTCGACCGGGGCGCCAACGACGGCCTGAAGCTGGAGCGCCAGCGCCACATGCAGCCGATCTGGGGCATCGGCGAGGTCCACGAGGGCGACCTCATCTCGTTCGTCGCCGCCGAGGCCGGGGTCGACGCCGAGGACGTGAGCGGCTGGGACCTGATGGTGCACGCCGTGGACGCGCCCGCCTACCTGGGCCGCGACCGCGAGCTGCTCGCCGGTCCGCGGATGGACAACCTGCTGTCCGTGCACGCCGCCGTCGCCGCGCTCGCCTCCCTCGCGGGCCGCGAGGACCTCCCGTACATCCCGGTCCTCGCCGCCTTCGACCACGAGGAGAACGGTTCCGAGGCCGACACCGGCGCCCAGGGCCCGCTCCTCGGCAACGTCCTGGAGCGCTCGGTGTACGCGCGCGGCGGCTCGTACGAGGACCGCGCACGGGCCTTCGCCGGCACCGTCTGCCTCTCCTCCGACACCGGCCACGCCGTCCACCCGAACTACGCGGAGCGCCACGACCCGACGCACCACCCGCGCGTCAACGGCGGCCCGATCCTGAAGGTGAACGTCAACCAGCGGTACGCCACCGACGGCAGCGGCCGCGCGGTCTTCGCCGCCGCCTGCGAGAAGGCGGGCGTGCCGTGGCAGTCGTTCGTCTCCAACAACGACATGCCCTGCGGCACCACGATCGGCCCGATCACCGCCGCCCGCCACGGCATCAAGACCGTCGACATCGGCGTGGCGATCCTCTCCATGCACAGCGCCCGCGAACTCTGCGGCGCGAAGGACCCGTACCTCCTCGCCAACGCCCTGGTCGCCTTCCTGGAGGGCTGA
- a CDS encoding YciI family protein, translated as MEFLCYHRDRPGSLPLRHELLEAHWAYMDRYAEEMIARGPTFGEDGETPSGSVHILDLPDAGAARAFAFDEPGYRAGVYRDVMLRRWRNLLGRTMWDFPGGREGGDRFLVLGFGAGQAVDLAVPPCRDDLIAYGPLLSDDGATWLGTAALVRAEDPETARAVLLTPDRYADIEVHDWQFGGRPS; from the coding sequence ATGGAATTCCTCTGTTACCACCGTGACCGGCCCGGCTCCCTGCCGCTGCGCCACGAGCTCCTTGAGGCCCACTGGGCCTACATGGACCGGTACGCCGAGGAGATGATCGCCCGGGGACCGACCTTCGGCGAGGACGGCGAGACGCCCAGCGGCAGTGTGCACATCCTCGACCTGCCCGATGCCGGCGCCGCCCGCGCGTTCGCCTTCGACGAGCCCGGCTACCGGGCCGGGGTCTACCGGGACGTGATGCTGCGACGGTGGCGCAACCTGCTCGGCCGCACGATGTGGGACTTCCCCGGCGGACGGGAGGGCGGCGACCGGTTCCTGGTGCTGGGCTTCGGTGCGGGGCAGGCCGTCGACCTCGCCGTGCCGCCCTGCCGGGACGACCTGATCGCTTACGGGCCGCTGCTCTCCGACGACGGCGCCACCTGGCTGGGCACGGCGGCGCTGGTCCGGGCGGAGGACCCGGAGACGGCCCGCGCCGTCCTCCTGACCCCCGACCGGTACGCCGACATCGAGGTGCACGACTGGCAGTTCGGCGGCCGTCCCTCGTAG